A stretch of the Amycolatopsis sp. BJA-103 genome encodes the following:
- a CDS encoding M64 family metallopeptidase, with amino-acid sequence MVVTNVGMVFFPHGDLHVVRTGTPPLKVSFHTQDFDDTKPDRYQLGEVTKDCVFDFFAPHKPVGQRFDGLPSINPATGIVTPKDPGVFLFQVRWGEVYLVGRLQVHEGIDAWWFGNDSITTALDSEFGHAQPSLYARFTDDATGVDRIGDITGHGYVTLTPDDPAKLKIAPQGRVQGLAETTDPAVPTGIKGNFLGVTNSLPVRVVDYGKTRQNLQPVQTPDVAQADGMVNILFIPEGFQDTDTDRAAFDLIVAGTVRDLFDKPRHQPYAMLEAGFNIFKAYLPSRDHYLTCGFRITDDDFNKAKPIPFNGRLGSEKTSYTMQELVAVVGLPMHNESRFDLVTIWQGQSLKGFEPSRVDPKLIAAWRAHEAVGILHARDTVFGMYLGQRPGDRTSGNSKPPVKPPALGDTTHVDLSAFVARLYEFYSPDATRLLTPDPRRNPPERYSAGRENPGAALPRYFGGSQYAFAPFHPIGKNWVPDTTKFTPSRGLVAMICYEDVDGGTNFDGTATAQTMGSVRTVAFTYADVVDKREMRRRDPLTGVPPTAAAVLEIANTVAHEFGHSFNLGDEYEDFEGDGTAATATGDLTDDNLSVLGFLRDPGSPAPGRLIDPAKVKWLDLHRMLLSAKITAPARPAGGAITVTIDPRYSGKWVQAQRDGAEIWLRNFSITKDGVQLPLAKGQGELLTGLKIGTIDTTAGKITLSGVVSPLAEYRAGSFLYIPLKAPDGGLVSVVDKKVKESLFLTKTPLNRDTVFGKVRKEDDEPVDITGFAPPCNSSKTVGVFEGGGTFSGGHYRPAGSCKMRNHYGTANVWTEISQDAGAFCYVCKWLIVNRVDPSYHAILSAAFYPGEL; translated from the coding sequence ATGGTCGTCACCAACGTCGGCATGGTCTTTTTTCCGCACGGCGATCTGCATGTCGTGCGTACCGGGACACCGCCGCTCAAGGTTTCCTTTCACACTCAGGATTTCGACGACACAAAGCCCGATCGCTATCAGCTCGGGGAAGTCACCAAGGACTGCGTGTTCGACTTCTTCGCGCCGCACAAGCCGGTCGGGCAACGCTTCGACGGATTGCCTTCGATCAACCCGGCCACGGGCATCGTCACCCCGAAAGACCCGGGCGTCTTCCTGTTCCAGGTCCGCTGGGGTGAGGTCTATCTGGTCGGGCGTCTCCAGGTGCACGAAGGAATCGACGCGTGGTGGTTCGGGAACGACTCGATCACGACGGCGCTCGACAGCGAATTCGGCCACGCCCAGCCGTCCCTCTACGCGAGGTTCACCGACGACGCCACGGGCGTGGACCGGATCGGCGACATCACCGGACACGGGTACGTGACCTTGACGCCGGACGATCCGGCGAAGCTCAAGATCGCGCCGCAGGGCAGGGTGCAGGGACTGGCCGAGACCACCGATCCGGCCGTGCCCACCGGGATCAAGGGAAACTTCCTCGGCGTCACCAATTCCCTGCCGGTCAGGGTGGTCGACTACGGGAAGACGCGCCAGAACCTCCAGCCGGTACAGACGCCCGATGTGGCACAAGCCGACGGCATGGTCAACATCCTGTTCATACCGGAGGGGTTCCAGGACACCGACACGGACCGGGCGGCCTTCGACCTCATCGTCGCCGGCACCGTGCGGGATCTCTTCGACAAACCGAGGCACCAGCCGTACGCGATGCTGGAAGCCGGGTTCAACATCTTCAAGGCCTACCTGCCTTCGCGTGATCACTACCTCACCTGCGGGTTCAGGATCACCGACGACGACTTCAACAAGGCGAAGCCCATTCCGTTCAACGGGCGGCTGGGCAGCGAGAAAACCAGCTACACCATGCAGGAACTCGTCGCCGTGGTCGGTCTGCCGATGCACAACGAGAGCCGGTTCGATCTCGTGACGATCTGGCAGGGGCAGAGCCTCAAGGGATTCGAACCGTCGCGAGTGGACCCGAAGCTGATCGCCGCGTGGCGGGCGCACGAAGCCGTCGGGATCCTGCACGCGAGGGACACGGTGTTCGGGATGTACCTGGGACAGCGGCCCGGCGACCGTACGTCCGGGAATTCGAAGCCGCCGGTGAAGCCGCCGGCGCTGGGAGACACGACGCATGTCGATCTGAGCGCTTTCGTCGCGCGGTTGTACGAGTTCTACAGTCCCGACGCGACCAGGCTTCTCACTCCCGATCCTCGCCGGAACCCGCCGGAGCGGTACTCGGCGGGACGGGAGAATCCGGGCGCGGCGCTGCCGCGGTACTTCGGTGGATCGCAGTACGCCTTCGCGCCGTTCCACCCGATCGGCAAGAACTGGGTCCCGGACACGACGAAATTCACGCCGAGCCGGGGACTGGTCGCGATGATCTGTTACGAGGATGTCGATGGCGGTACCAACTTCGACGGAACCGCCACCGCGCAGACCATGGGCAGCGTGCGCACGGTGGCCTTCACCTATGCCGACGTGGTCGACAAACGAGAAATGCGACGACGTGATCCGCTGACCGGGGTCCCGCCCACCGCGGCCGCCGTACTCGAGATCGCCAACACGGTGGCCCACGAGTTCGGGCACAGTTTCAACCTCGGCGACGAGTACGAGGATTTCGAAGGGGACGGCACCGCGGCCACGGCGACCGGGGACCTGACGGACGACAACCTTTCGGTTCTGGGCTTCCTGCGCGACCCGGGTTCACCGGCACCGGGAAGGCTGATCGACCCGGCGAAGGTCAAATGGCTCGATCTGCACCGGATGCTCCTTTCCGCGAAGATCACGGCACCCGCCCGGCCCGCCGGTGGTGCCATCACCGTGACGATCGATCCTCGCTACAGCGGGAAATGGGTCCAGGCGCAGCGGGACGGCGCCGAGATCTGGCTGCGTAATTTCTCGATCACCAAGGACGGGGTCCAATTGCCGCTGGCCAAGGGCCAGGGCGAACTGCTCACCGGGCTCAAGATCGGGACGATCGACACGACGGCGGGCAAGATCACCCTGTCCGGAGTCGTGTCGCCGTTGGCGGAGTACCGGGCGGGCTCTTTCCTGTACATCCCGCTCAAGGCTCCGGACGGCGGTCTCGTTTCGGTGGTGGACAAGAAGGTCAAAGAATCCCTCTTCCTCACGAAGACCCCGCTGAACCGGGACACCGTTTTCGGCAAAGTGCGGAAAGAGGACGACGAGCCGGTGGACATCACCGGATTCGCGCCGCCGTGCAACTCGAGCAAGACGGTCGGGGTCTTCGAAGGTGGAGGCACCTTTTCCGGTGGCCATTATCGTCCCGCCGGCTCGTGCAAAATGCGGAATCACTACGGCACGGCGAACGTGTGGACCGAGATCAGCCAGGACGCCGGCGCCTTCTGCTACGTCTGCAAATGGTTGATCGTCAACCGGGTCGATCCGAGTTACCACGCGATTCTCAGCGCCGCTTTCTACCCAGGGGAGCTGTGA
- the lpdA gene encoding dihydrolipoyl dehydrogenase, with translation MTDTSADLVILGGGSGGYAAAFRAAELGLSVTLIEKDKLGGTCLHRGCIPTKALLHAAEVADETRDAETFGVKAVLEGIDIAGVNKYKDGIVSRLYKGLQGLAKAHKVNLVEGTGTFVGGTTVEVDGTRYTGKNVILATGSYSKTLPGLELGGRVIASEQALSLDYIPKKVIVLGGGVIGVEFASVWASFGVDVTIVEALPRLVPNEDEYASKQLERAFRRRKIAFKTGVRFTGAKQDDNGVSVSLESGETLEADLLLVAVGRGPNSAGHGYEEAGVKMDRGFVLTDDRLRTNLPNVYAVGDIVPGLQLAHRGFQQGIFVAEEIAGQEPRVIDESGIPRVTYSHPEVASVGLTESQAKEKYGSDVTTFTYDLGGNGKSQILKTSGGVKLIKAPEGPVVGVHMVGDRVGELIGEAQLIYSWEAFPEDVAPLIHAHPTQTEALGEAFLALAGKPLHVHS, from the coding sequence GTGACCGACACCTCCGCCGACCTTGTGATCCTGGGTGGCGGATCGGGCGGCTACGCCGCCGCGTTCCGCGCGGCCGAGCTGGGCCTTTCCGTCACCCTGATCGAAAAGGACAAGCTTGGCGGGACGTGCCTCCACCGAGGCTGCATCCCGACCAAGGCCCTCCTGCACGCGGCGGAGGTCGCCGACGAGACCCGCGACGCCGAGACCTTCGGCGTCAAGGCCGTGCTGGAAGGCATCGACATCGCCGGGGTCAACAAGTACAAGGACGGGATCGTCTCCCGCCTGTACAAGGGCCTGCAGGGCCTGGCCAAGGCGCACAAGGTGAACCTCGTCGAGGGCACCGGAACGTTCGTCGGCGGCACCACCGTCGAGGTCGACGGCACCCGCTACACCGGCAAGAACGTCATCCTCGCCACCGGCTCGTACTCGAAGACGCTGCCGGGCCTGGAGCTGGGCGGCCGCGTCATCGCGAGCGAGCAGGCCCTTTCGCTGGACTACATCCCGAAGAAGGTCATCGTCCTCGGCGGTGGTGTCATCGGTGTCGAATTCGCGTCCGTCTGGGCGTCCTTCGGCGTCGACGTCACCATCGTGGAGGCGCTGCCCCGCCTGGTCCCGAACGAGGACGAGTACGCGTCCAAGCAGCTCGAGCGCGCTTTCCGCCGTCGCAAGATCGCCTTCAAGACCGGCGTCCGCTTCACCGGCGCCAAGCAGGACGACAACGGCGTCAGCGTTTCGCTGGAGTCCGGCGAGACGCTCGAAGCCGACCTGCTGCTGGTCGCCGTGGGCCGCGGCCCGAACTCGGCCGGGCACGGCTACGAGGAGGCCGGGGTCAAGATGGACCGCGGTTTCGTCCTCACCGACGACCGCCTCCGCACCAACCTGCCGAACGTCTACGCCGTCGGCGACATCGTCCCGGGTCTGCAGCTCGCGCACCGCGGCTTCCAGCAGGGCATCTTCGTCGCCGAGGAGATCGCGGGCCAGGAGCCGCGCGTGATCGACGAGAGCGGCATCCCGCGCGTCACCTACTCGCACCCCGAGGTCGCTTCGGTCGGTCTCACCGAGTCTCAGGCGAAGGAGAAGTACGGCTCCGACGTCACCACCTTCACCTACGACCTCGGCGGCAACGGCAAGAGCCAGATCCTCAAGACCTCCGGTGGGGTCAAGCTGATCAAGGCTCCGGAAGGGCCGGTCGTGGGCGTGCACATGGTGGGCGACCGCGTCGGCGAGCTGATCGGCGAAGCGCAGCTGATCTACAGCTGGGAGGCGTTCCCGGAGGACGTGGCTCCGCTCATCCACGCGCACCCCACCCAGACCGAGGCCCTCGGTGAAGCGTTCCTCGCCCTGGCGGGCAAGCCGCTGCACGTCCACAGCTGA
- a CDS encoding SMI1/KNR4 family protein: MDRDAYLEGAIRDVLSGDDATLDDRIGHAALLFAASGAMAEADRLITHWHALTERPVTALVPGAVQARAWAMLFDAQGSRPEWAAALTPLDLDAEERAHDAYLARRVSDLDGLLGGSPIGEAVSHLGSSRPDRLREAVTRGDVDAWAGIASRQARPDVAVLAASRRLAPRLVAGADPLGLGDWPGLCAGALVAALYERYPPDTGSWREMIAGVLRLRGGGTAPPAASARNIDAAEARIGLRLPADYREFLMTCDGLPADVVFPRLLGTAELRAEGGVVVIADPASVLLTAAGAQWRTVEIDPALGTTVHPTFRALLERHLLLLAQSA, from the coding sequence GTGGACAGGGACGCGTATCTCGAAGGCGCGATCAGGGACGTGCTCAGCGGCGACGACGCGACGCTCGACGACCGGATCGGGCACGCCGCGCTGCTGTTCGCCGCCTCCGGCGCGATGGCGGAAGCCGACAGGCTGATCACGCATTGGCACGCGCTCACCGAACGTCCCGTCACCGCGCTCGTCCCCGGCGCCGTGCAGGCCCGCGCGTGGGCGATGCTCTTCGACGCACAAGGGTCGCGGCCGGAGTGGGCGGCCGCGCTGACCCCGCTCGACCTCGACGCGGAAGAACGCGCCCACGACGCGTACCTCGCCCGCCGGGTGTCCGATCTCGACGGTCTCCTCGGCGGCTCCCCGATCGGAGAGGCTGTCTCGCACCTCGGGTCGTCGCGGCCGGATCGGTTGCGGGAGGCCGTCACGCGAGGCGACGTCGACGCCTGGGCCGGGATCGCCTCGCGGCAGGCACGGCCGGACGTCGCCGTCCTCGCCGCGTCGAGGCGGCTCGCGCCGCGTCTGGTCGCGGGAGCCGACCCGCTCGGACTCGGCGACTGGCCGGGGCTGTGCGCCGGGGCACTGGTCGCGGCGCTGTACGAGCGCTACCCGCCGGACACCGGCTCGTGGCGCGAGATGATCGCGGGCGTTCTCCGGCTGCGCGGCGGCGGCACCGCGCCCCCGGCGGCCTCGGCCCGGAACATCGACGCGGCCGAAGCGCGCATCGGGCTCAGGCTGCCCGCCGACTACCGGGAGTTCCTGATGACCTGCGACGGCCTGCCCGCCGACGTCGTCTTCCCGCGTCTGCTCGGCACGGCGGAACTGCGCGCGGAAGGCGGGGTCGTCGTGATCGCCGACCCCGCTTCGGTGCTGCTCACCGCCGCCGGTGCCCAGTGGCGGACGGTCGAGATCGACCCGGCGCTGGGCACGACGGTGCACCCGACGTTCCGGGCCCTGCTGGAACGGCACCTGTTGTTGTTGGCGCAGTCTGCGTGA
- a CDS encoding DUF6603 domain-containing protein, with protein sequence MAGTGVFEKILAGIGQAALPLREAVRSPGACIALLQKMGWRVDAVPPALSALGGTLETLTESLRRLLGDGGLNVGGGSSGGVDVEFSADDVARVLSAVQALVDGVKGIATAPDSAVPEALRVDGFKEKFPRQLLDFLIVSYLQRHHPAVGFGLRGLGVVKGKYAPRFGNRPSYLHLTLDLTDIPRLIGDPGQVLKKAFGWGGPDFDFASLSSQLDNLLMSMGVDVDLRSLPSGATAAVRGTPEDLTAPLVKAVRGTVFERFLPRNERLAADIRLVELPSVNGAPAGLALLPYFTGSLGANLPLTEDLTLLIRSDLDLEGGVALRILPGQGIETVVGFEKVNPAPRQLDGAIEVVIERGEAGSEPTLLIGSRDGTRLQFRKLAATGGVRISDGVDVFAEFELQGLEFVFKPGGADGFIAKLLPGDGFTVGGDLVVGISHAHGFYFRGSANLEARIAAHFELGPLEIQGLTISASPSGDGIPIGLGTTIKARLGPITAVVEQIGLTAGLAFKEDNDGNLGPVDLSLGFKPPKGVGLSVDAGIVSGGGYLYFDPDRGEYAGALELEFAGLVELKAIGLITTRMPDGSDGFSLLIVIATEFGGGGIQLGFGFTLLGVGGVLGLNRRMDFAALIDGVVSGGIESVMFPKDVIANAPRIISDLRRFFPPEDGRFLIGPMAKIGWGTPALVTISLGVIVEIPPGNVAILGVLKCVLPSEDVALLKLQVNFIGALEVDKSRLWFYAQLFDSRILTMTIEGGMGLLVDWSDNPDFVLSVGGFHPSFKPPPLPFPVPPRLSIDILNSPGRLIRVSGYFAVTSNTAQFGAKAELRLGFGGFGIEGHLAFDALFRFSPFSFIIQISAGVSLKAFGVGVFGIDLDFQLEGPSLWRAHGRGSISLLFFEISADFDISWGEERDTALPPVEVLGLLENEVRKVEGWQTRLPAGGVNPLVTLRQLPGTDDLVLHPLGSLFVRQRAVPLDVRIDRIGAQKPSDGKRFTLEPMPSSGFKRASITGDKFAMGQFQDSGDAEKLSRAAFEDQNAGLELVAADGAIFSPRVVRRSARYELYIVDNEPPETVTTLGMRRRRVRMAVKAPAAPKLYSPAPAVFDTLLAGSSTARSSLSQHESRLRQPFAPAETVRVTGDSFIVAYRRNNLQAFPPVRTGSTAATFRSEASATDAMADWIRADASLSGQVHVLRRTEAGGGPVAEPGVWSNAGNAPSPVSGADAVVLVGGKVLVAGGAGATGKPVSTTAIFDPVVVTWAAGVSSLKTARARHSTTRLADGRTVVAGGLDANGAPLASAEVFDPAVNAWKDTADLATARAGHGAVAIGSRLLVAGGTSPRGAALASAELLDPGTLTWTAAAPMSDARTGHRMVPLTDEKTGKVTVLVVGGAVPTGQGERAVATCEIYDPEARQWTPAGSLSVPRKGHQATLLPDGRVLVTGGDAVESRPYRRESLATAEIYDPAKRTWLPVNAMPGGGRSGHRCVATPLGAVVVGGTGRPGATAGFRAAAVFEPGSGTWSETGALTVGRHDFAAIDLADGRVFAVGGLARTGAAAPGPDPVELATTTEIYLP encoded by the coding sequence ATGGCCGGGACGGGTGTGTTCGAAAAGATCCTCGCCGGGATCGGGCAGGCGGCGCTCCCGCTTCGTGAGGCGGTGCGTTCGCCCGGTGCCTGCATCGCCCTCCTACAGAAGATGGGCTGGCGCGTGGACGCCGTCCCGCCCGCCCTGTCGGCTTTGGGCGGGACGCTCGAAACGCTGACCGAATCTCTCCGCCGGTTGCTCGGAGACGGCGGGCTGAACGTGGGCGGTGGTTCCTCCGGCGGTGTCGACGTCGAGTTCTCGGCCGACGACGTGGCCCGGGTGCTCAGCGCGGTGCAAGCCCTCGTCGACGGCGTCAAAGGCATCGCCACCGCGCCGGACTCCGCCGTCCCGGAGGCTTTGCGGGTGGACGGATTCAAGGAGAAGTTCCCCCGTCAGCTGCTCGACTTCCTGATCGTCTCCTATCTCCAGCGGCACCATCCGGCCGTGGGTTTCGGGTTGCGCGGCCTCGGTGTCGTCAAGGGGAAGTACGCTCCGCGCTTCGGGAACCGGCCGTCGTACCTGCATCTCACTCTCGACCTCACGGACATCCCGCGGTTGATCGGTGATCCGGGGCAGGTGCTCAAGAAGGCCTTCGGCTGGGGTGGACCGGACTTCGACTTCGCGTCGCTGTCGTCCCAGCTCGACAACCTGCTGATGAGCATGGGCGTCGACGTCGACCTGCGATCCTTGCCGTCCGGAGCCACGGCGGCCGTCCGGGGGACGCCGGAAGACCTGACGGCCCCGCTGGTGAAAGCCGTCCGCGGCACCGTGTTCGAACGGTTCCTTCCGCGGAACGAGCGTTTGGCGGCCGATATCCGGCTCGTCGAATTGCCGTCGGTGAACGGCGCACCGGCAGGCCTGGCGCTGTTGCCGTACTTCACCGGCTCATTGGGCGCCAACCTGCCGTTGACCGAGGACCTCACCCTCCTCATCCGCAGCGACCTCGACCTCGAAGGCGGCGTCGCGCTCAGAATCCTTCCCGGCCAAGGCATCGAGACCGTCGTCGGCTTCGAGAAGGTGAACCCGGCCCCGCGACAGCTCGACGGCGCCATCGAGGTCGTCATCGAGCGTGGCGAGGCCGGGAGCGAGCCCACCCTCCTGATCGGTTCCAGGGACGGCACGAGGCTGCAGTTCCGCAAGCTCGCCGCGACCGGGGGCGTGCGGATCAGCGACGGCGTGGACGTCTTCGCGGAGTTCGAACTCCAAGGGCTCGAGTTCGTCTTCAAACCGGGCGGGGCCGACGGCTTCATCGCGAAACTCCTGCCCGGCGACGGATTCACCGTCGGCGGCGACCTCGTCGTCGGGATCTCGCACGCGCACGGGTTCTACTTCCGCGGTTCGGCCAACCTCGAAGCGCGTATCGCGGCCCATTTCGAGCTGGGGCCGCTGGAGATCCAGGGGCTGACGATCTCCGCGTCGCCGTCGGGGGACGGGATCCCGATCGGGCTGGGGACGACGATCAAGGCGCGGCTCGGGCCGATCACGGCGGTGGTGGAGCAGATCGGGCTCACCGCCGGCCTCGCGTTCAAGGAGGACAACGACGGCAACCTGGGGCCGGTCGATCTTTCGCTCGGTTTCAAGCCGCCCAAGGGGGTCGGGCTGTCGGTCGACGCGGGCATCGTGTCCGGTGGCGGGTATCTCTACTTCGACCCGGATCGCGGCGAGTACGCGGGCGCGCTGGAGCTGGAGTTCGCGGGGCTGGTGGAACTCAAGGCCATCGGGCTGATCACCACGCGGATGCCGGACGGGTCCGACGGGTTCTCGTTGCTGATCGTGATCGCCACCGAGTTCGGGGGCGGCGGGATCCAGCTCGGGTTCGGGTTCACGCTGCTCGGCGTCGGCGGGGTGCTCGGGCTCAACCGGCGGATGGACTTCGCCGCGCTGATCGACGGCGTGGTCAGCGGCGGGATCGAATCGGTGATGTTCCCCAAGGACGTCATCGCGAACGCGCCGCGGATCATCAGCGACCTCCGGCGGTTCTTCCCACCGGAGGACGGCCGGTTCCTCATCGGCCCGATGGCGAAGATCGGCTGGGGGACACCGGCGCTGGTCACCATCTCGCTCGGGGTGATCGTGGAGATCCCGCCCGGCAACGTCGCGATCCTCGGGGTGCTGAAATGCGTGCTGCCCAGTGAAGACGTCGCCCTGCTGAAACTGCAGGTCAATTTCATCGGCGCGCTCGAAGTCGACAAATCGAGACTCTGGTTCTACGCCCAGCTCTTCGACTCGCGCATCCTGACGATGACCATCGAAGGCGGGATGGGCCTGCTGGTCGACTGGAGCGACAACCCCGACTTCGTGCTCAGTGTCGGAGGCTTCCATCCGTCGTTCAAGCCGCCGCCGTTGCCGTTCCCGGTGCCGCCGCGGCTGTCCATCGACATCCTGAACTCGCCGGGACGCCTGATCCGCGTGTCCGGCTATTTCGCGGTCACCAGCAACACCGCCCAGTTCGGCGCCAAGGCCGAACTCCGGCTGGGTTTCGGCGGGTTCGGCATCGAAGGGCATCTCGCCTTCGACGCGCTGTTCCGCTTCTCGCCGTTCTCGTTCATCATCCAGATCTCCGCCGGTGTCTCGCTGAAGGCGTTCGGGGTCGGTGTGTTCGGCATCGATCTCGACTTCCAGCTCGAGGGCCCGTCACTGTGGCGTGCGCACGGGCGCGGGTCGATCTCCTTGCTGTTCTTCGAGATCTCGGCGGACTTCGACATCAGCTGGGGCGAGGAGCGCGACACCGCGCTGCCGCCGGTCGAGGTGCTCGGCCTGCTGGAGAACGAGGTCCGCAAGGTCGAGGGCTGGCAGACGCGGCTGCCGGCGGGCGGGGTCAATCCGCTGGTCACGTTGCGGCAGCTGCCGGGGACCGACGACCTCGTCCTGCATCCCCTCGGCTCGTTGTTCGTCCGGCAGCGGGCTGTCCCGCTCGACGTCCGGATCGACCGGATCGGTGCGCAGAAGCCCAGTGACGGCAAGCGGTTCACCCTGGAGCCGATGCCCTCCAGCGGTTTCAAGCGCGCGTCGATCACCGGCGACAAGTTCGCGATGGGGCAGTTCCAGGACTCCGGCGACGCCGAGAAGCTTTCGCGCGCCGCCTTCGAGGACCAGAACGCCGGGCTGGAACTGGTCGCCGCGGACGGCGCGATCTTCTCGCCGCGCGTCGTGCGGCGCAGCGCCCGCTACGAACTGTACATAGTGGACAATGAACCACCGGAAACGGTCACCACCCTCGGGATGCGCCGTCGCCGGGTCCGGATGGCGGTGAAGGCACCCGCCGCGCCGAAGCTGTACAGCCCGGCTCCCGCGGTCTTCGACACCCTGCTGGCCGGCAGCAGCACCGCGCGCTCCTCCCTGTCCCAGCACGAATCCCGGCTGCGGCAACCGTTCGCGCCCGCCGAGACGGTGCGCGTCACCGGTGACAGCTTCATCGTCGCGTACCGCCGCAACAACCTCCAGGCGTTCCCTCCGGTGCGGACGGGCTCGACCGCCGCGACCTTCCGGAGCGAGGCGAGCGCGACCGACGCGATGGCGGACTGGATCCGCGCCGACGCGTCCCTGTCCGGGCAGGTGCACGTCCTGCGCCGGACCGAAGCGGGCGGCGGCCCGGTCGCGGAACCCGGTGTCTGGTCGAACGCGGGCAACGCGCCGTCGCCGGTTTCGGGGGCGGACGCTGTCGTCCTCGTCGGCGGGAAGGTACTCGTCGCGGGCGGCGCCGGCGCGACCGGAAAACCGGTGTCCACCACGGCGATCTTCGATCCGGTCGTGGTGACCTGGGCGGCCGGGGTGTCGTCGTTGAAGACCGCGCGGGCGCGGCACAGCACGACAAGGCTGGCGGACGGCAGGACCGTCGTGGCGGGCGGGCTCGACGCGAACGGCGCCCCGCTGGCGTCGGCCGAGGTGTTCGACCCGGCCGTGAACGCCTGGAAGGACACGGCGGATCTCGCCACCGCGCGAGCAGGACACGGCGCCGTGGCGATCGGGTCCCGGCTGCTCGTGGCGGGTGGGACGTCGCCGAGAGGCGCCGCGCTCGCCTCGGCCGAACTGCTCGACCCGGGAACGCTGACCTGGACCGCGGCCGCGCCGATGTCCGACGCCCGCACCGGGCACCGGATGGTCCCGCTCACCGACGAGAAGACCGGGAAGGTGACGGTGCTGGTCGTCGGGGGCGCCGTACCGACCGGGCAGGGCGAGCGAGCCGTCGCGACCTGCGAGATCTACGACCCCGAGGCGAGGCAATGGACTCCGGCCGGGAGCCTTTCCGTGCCCCGCAAGGGTCATCAGGCGACACTGCTGCCGGACGGGCGCGTGCTGGTCACCGGCGGAGACGCCGTCGAGTCACGGCCCTACCGGCGGGAAAGCCTTGCCACCGCGGAAATTTACGACC